The Mycolicibacterium doricum genome includes a region encoding these proteins:
- a CDS encoding Rv0361 family membrane protein: MAGPYPYPESYPQQPLPPHQGTPQPYPGQVPSAYPGMLPPPVQYPERGRRRLMWAVAVAVLVAALVAAVVFATRDDGAPQAAGPLGDASARTAIQGYLDALSNGDDEQVARHALCGLFDAVKEKRSDLALAGLAGDAFRKQFSRAEVTSIDTIVPWSANQAQVLFTMRVAPARGSARRQQPPNEEEQAVAQLLIRDNEVLVCSYLLRSGSQY; encoded by the coding sequence ATGGCCGGCCCGTACCCCTATCCGGAGTCCTACCCCCAGCAACCGCTTCCGCCGCATCAGGGCACACCGCAACCTTATCCGGGTCAGGTGCCGTCGGCATATCCAGGCATGCTGCCCCCGCCGGTGCAGTATCCGGAGCGGGGGCGCAGACGGCTGATGTGGGCGGTGGCCGTCGCGGTCTTGGTGGCCGCCCTGGTGGCAGCGGTGGTCTTCGCCACCCGTGACGACGGTGCGCCGCAGGCGGCTGGGCCGCTCGGCGACGCCTCCGCCCGCACGGCGATCCAGGGTTACCTCGACGCCCTGTCCAACGGCGACGACGAGCAGGTTGCCCGGCATGCACTGTGCGGGCTGTTCGACGCCGTGAAGGAGAAGCGGTCGGATCTTGCGCTGGCAGGTCTGGCGGGCGACGCGTTCCGTAAACAGTTCAGCCGAGCGGAGGTGACGTCCATCGACACGATCGTGCCGTGGTCGGCGAATCAGGCTCAGGTGCTGTTCACCATGCGGGTGGCGCCGGCCCGTGGTTCGGCCCGGCGGCAGCAGCCCCCCAATGAGGAGGAACAGGCGGTCGCGCAGCTGCTCATCCGGGACAACGAGGTGCTGGTCTGCTCGTATCTGCTGCGCAGCGGCAGCCAGTACTAG
- a CDS encoding MmpS family transport accessory protein: MSGPNPPGPGSPGPDQPERDGGRHSAPDDATEQVDAAEAPAASGATESYSQAYSAPESEQFTSGPYVPADPALYDYDSYEPASDLGDEPAPPRWPWIVGVTAIIAAISLVVSVALLVTETNTDQLATPATTTTTPPPPVQDEITTTTTPPPPSPTTTEPPPPPPPPETVTVTEPPPPAPPAEAPPPPPPQQTTTPPPPPPTTTTPAGPRQVTYSVTGTKAPGDIITVTYVDASGRRRTQRNVYIPWSLTVTPISQSEVGSVQASSLFLVSKLNCSITTSDGTVLSANNGNAAQTSC, from the coding sequence ATGAGCGGGCCGAACCCCCCAGGGCCGGGCTCGCCGGGACCCGACCAGCCCGAGCGGGACGGCGGTAGGCACTCGGCACCCGACGACGCGACCGAACAGGTCGACGCGGCCGAGGCACCGGCCGCCTCGGGTGCGACGGAGTCCTACTCCCAGGCGTACTCCGCCCCGGAATCAGAACAGTTCACCAGCGGACCCTATGTGCCCGCGGACCCGGCGCTGTACGACTACGACAGCTATGAGCCGGCGTCCGACCTCGGCGACGAGCCGGCTCCGCCCCGCTGGCCGTGGATCGTCGGTGTCACCGCGATCATCGCCGCGATCTCTCTGGTGGTGTCGGTGGCGCTGTTGGTGACCGAGACCAACACCGATCAGTTGGCCACCCCGGCGACCACCACGACGACGCCTCCGCCCCCCGTGCAGGATGAGATCACCACGACCACCACGCCGCCACCGCCGTCGCCGACGACGACCGAGCCTCCGCCACCACCGCCTCCGCCGGAGACCGTGACGGTCACCGAGCCGCCGCCTCCAGCGCCGCCGGCCGAGGCGCCACCGCCGCCTCCGCCGCAACAGACCACGACACCGCCGCCTCCGCCGCCGACCACCACGACTCCCGCCGGTCCCCGGCAGGTGACCTACTCGGTGACGGGGACGAAGGCGCCGGGAGACATCATCACCGTCACCTACGTCGACGCGTCCGGACGCCGCAGGACCCAGCGCAACGTCTACATCCCCTGGTCGCTGACCGTCACCCCGATCTCCCAGTCGGAGGTGGGATCGGTGCAGGCTTCGAGCCTGTTCCTGGTCAGCAAGCTGAACTGTTCGATCACGACGAGCGACGGCACGGTGCTGTCCGCCAACAACGGCAACGCCGCACAGACGAGTTGCTGA
- a CDS encoding cytochrome c oxidase subunit 4 produces MHIEARLFEVLTAFFALAAVVYATLTAMFGGGGVEWAGTTALVLTTGLTLIVGTFFRFIARRLDTRPEDYEDAEISDGAGELGFFAPHSWWPIMIALSFSTAAVGAALWLPWLIVAGIVFVLTSAAGLVFEYYWGPEKH; encoded by the coding sequence ATGCACATCGAAGCCAGGTTGTTCGAGGTCCTCACGGCGTTCTTCGCTCTCGCCGCTGTCGTGTACGCCACGCTGACCGCGATGTTCGGCGGCGGCGGCGTGGAGTGGGCGGGTACCACCGCGCTGGTGCTGACCACTGGGCTGACCCTCATCGTCGGCACGTTCTTCCGGTTCATCGCCCGGCGCCTCGACACCCGGCCCGAGGACTACGAGGACGCCGAGATCAGCGACGGCGCCGGTGAACTCGGCTTCTTCGCGCCGCACAGCTGGTGGCCGATCATGATCGCGCTGTCCTTCTCCACCGCCGCGGTCGGCGCCGCGCTGTGGCTACCGTGGCTGATCGTGGCGGGCATCGTGTTCGTGCTCACGTCGGCCGCCGGCCTGGTCTTCGAGTACTACTGGGGCCCTGAGAAGCACTGA
- a CDS encoding DUF2561 family protein, which yields MTYPGDTVSATRPDTGDVDNLDRILLGAGGAVWLTALGTGVAATVALADLAGASAPAADGGTPWLLYGVIGVSAVVIAAAVPLLLRARRNAAGEPAPLTVQRAGTMAGQGSAARTAESPTEKLNVAALREVPPRLHAGPGNARVEQLWRRCALVIAIAMGAAMVVIGMATYLMAVGDDIASWVLYGLAAVITLAMPVAPWWYLREIRVLRQPAA from the coding sequence ATGACATACCCGGGCGACACCGTGTCCGCCACGCGGCCGGACACCGGCGACGTGGACAACCTGGACCGCATCCTCCTCGGCGCGGGCGGTGCCGTGTGGTTGACCGCACTGGGCACCGGTGTCGCGGCGACTGTCGCGCTGGCGGACCTCGCCGGGGCGTCGGCGCCCGCCGCCGACGGCGGCACGCCGTGGCTTCTGTACGGCGTCATCGGCGTCTCCGCTGTCGTCATCGCCGCAGCCGTGCCGCTGTTGCTGCGAGCGCGTCGCAATGCTGCGGGCGAGCCCGCACCGCTGACCGTGCAGCGGGCTGGCACCATGGCGGGGCAGGGAAGTGCGGCCCGCACCGCCGAATCGCCGACGGAAAAGCTCAACGTCGCCGCCCTCCGTGAGGTGCCGCCCCGGCTGCACGCTGGGCCCGGGAATGCCCGCGTCGAGCAACTCTGGCGGCGTTGCGCGCTGGTCATCGCGATCGCCATGGGAGCTGCGATGGTGGTGATCGGGATGGCGACCTATCTGATGGCCGTCGGCGACGACATCGCCTCATGGGTGCTCTACGGCCTGGCGGCGGTCATCACGCTGGCCATGCCGGTGGCGCCGTGGTGGTATCTGCGCGAGATCCGCGTCCTGCGGCAACCGGCTGCCTGA
- a CDS encoding HesB/IscA family protein has translation MTVQDESATATATHGVLLTEAAAAKAKALLDQEGRDDLALRIAVQPGGCAGLRYNLFFDDRALDGDLTAEFGGVNLTVDRMSAPYVQGATIDFVDTIEKQGFTIDNPNATGSCACGDSFN, from the coding sequence ATGACTGTTCAGGATGAGTCGGCGACCGCCACCGCAACCCACGGTGTGCTTCTCACCGAAGCCGCGGCCGCCAAGGCGAAGGCCCTGCTCGACCAGGAGGGCCGTGACGACCTGGCGCTGCGCATCGCCGTGCAGCCGGGCGGCTGCGCCGGCCTGCGCTACAACCTGTTCTTCGACGATCGGGCGCTCGACGGCGATCTGACCGCGGAATTTGGTGGCGTCAACCTGACCGTCGACCGGATGAGCGCCCCCTACGTGCAGGGCGCCACGATCGACTTCGTCGACACCATCGAGAAGCAGGGCTTCACGATCGACAACCCGAACGCCACGGGCTCGTGCGCCTGCGGCGACTCGTTCAACTGA
- the ctaC gene encoding aa3-type cytochrome oxidase subunit II has translation MTPRGLKAVARKAALVVVFGATALVLSGCSFTEALALGWPKGITPEAHLNRELWIGSMIAALVVGGIVYLMIFWVSAFHRKKASDTELPRQFGYNMPLELVLTVIPFLIISVLFYFTVVVQEQMVAKEDNPEVVVDVTAFQWNWKFGYNKVNFADGTMTYDGVDEARSAAIASRPGEEGAGAVGESEEARPEQGVIAGQNTEERSYLAFDRIETLGTSNEVPILVLPSEKRIEFRLASADVVHSFWVPEFLFKRDVNPNPQQNNSDNIFQISEITEDGAFVGRCAEFCGIYHAMMNFEVRVVPPNDFKAYLNQRMAGRTNAEALIAINQPPTAVTTKPFDTRRGEMAPQANR, from the coding sequence GTGACCCCTCGCGGGCTGAAGGCGGTGGCACGAAAAGCCGCACTGGTGGTGGTTTTCGGTGCCACCGCACTGGTGTTGAGCGGCTGCAGCTTCACGGAGGCACTGGCTCTGGGCTGGCCGAAGGGCATCACGCCCGAAGCGCACCTGAACCGGGAACTGTGGATTGGCTCGATGATCGCTGCCCTGGTGGTCGGCGGCATCGTCTACCTCATGATCTTCTGGGTGAGCGCCTTCCACCGTAAGAAGGCCTCCGACACCGAGTTGCCACGCCAGTTCGGCTACAACATGCCGCTGGAGCTGGTCCTGACGGTCATCCCGTTCCTCATCATTTCGGTGCTGTTCTACTTCACCGTCGTGGTCCAGGAGCAGATGGTGGCCAAGGAGGACAACCCCGAGGTCGTCGTCGACGTCACGGCGTTCCAGTGGAACTGGAAGTTCGGGTACAACAAGGTCAACTTCGCCGACGGCACGATGACCTACGACGGGGTCGACGAGGCGCGCAGCGCCGCCATCGCCTCCCGCCCCGGTGAAGAGGGTGCGGGCGCCGTGGGTGAGTCGGAAGAGGCCCGCCCGGAGCAGGGCGTGATCGCCGGCCAGAACACCGAGGAGCGCAGCTACCTGGCGTTCGACCGGATCGAGACGCTGGGCACCAGCAACGAGGTTCCGATCCTGGTGCTGCCGTCCGAGAAGCGCATCGAGTTCCGGCTGGCCTCGGCCGACGTGGTGCATTCCTTCTGGGTGCCGGAGTTCCTGTTCAAGCGGGATGTGAACCCGAACCCGCAGCAGAACAACTCCGACAACATCTTCCAGATCAGCGAGATCACCGAGGACGGGGCCTTCGTGGGTCGTTGCGCGGAGTTCTGCGGCATTTACCACGCGATGATGAACTTCGAGGTCCGGGTGGTCCCGCCGAACGACTTCAAGGCGTACCTGAACCAGCGCATGGCGGGCAGGACGAACGCCGAGGCGCTGATCGCCATTAACCAGCCACCCACCGCCGTCACGACCAAGCCGTTCGACACACGGCGCGGCGAGATGGCCCCGCAAGCGAACAGGTAG
- the qcrB gene encoding cytochrome bc1 complex cytochrome b subunit translates to MSAQSGSKMAARLAAQGEAIDSRYHPSAAVRRQLNKVFPTHWSFLLGEIALYSFIVLLITGTWLTLFFDPSMSEVVYDGVYQPLRGITMSRAYETTLDISFEVRGGLFVRQIHHWAALLFAASIMVHLARIFFTGAFRRPREANWVIGALLLILAMFEGFFGYSLPDDLLSGTGLRAALSGITMGIPVVGTWMHWAMFGGDFPGTIIIPRLYALHILLIPGIMLALIAAHLALVWFQKHTQFPGPGRTEKNVVGVRVMPVFAVKSGAFFAVTVGVLGLMGGLLQINPIWALGPYKPSQVSAGSQPDFYMMWTDGLLRIWPPWEFYIGDYTIPQPVWIAVLMGLILGLLTVYPFLEKRLTGDDAHHNLLQRPRDAPVRTAIGAMAISFYLLMTLVCMNDIIALKFQISLNATTWIGRIGMVVLPAIVYFVAYRWAVSLQRSDREVLEHGIETGIIKRLPHGAYIELHQPLGPVDEHGHPIPLEYQGAPLPKRMNKLGLGGAPGSGSFLFADPIVEHEALTEAAHASHRRALTALQARQGANGSTDGDGDGDGSANGHH, encoded by the coding sequence ATGAGTGCACAGAGTGGTTCCAAGATGGCCGCCCGGCTTGCCGCCCAGGGTGAGGCGATCGATTCGCGCTACCACCCGTCGGCGGCCGTCCGCCGGCAGCTGAACAAGGTCTTCCCCACCCACTGGTCGTTCCTGCTGGGTGAGATCGCCTTGTACAGCTTCATCGTCCTGCTGATCACCGGCACGTGGCTGACCCTGTTCTTCGACCCGTCGATGTCCGAGGTCGTCTACGACGGTGTGTACCAGCCGCTGCGCGGCATCACGATGTCGCGAGCCTACGAAACCACCCTCGACATCAGCTTCGAGGTGCGCGGCGGCCTGTTCGTCCGGCAGATCCACCACTGGGCGGCGCTGCTGTTCGCAGCGTCGATCATGGTCCACCTGGCCCGCATCTTCTTCACCGGCGCGTTCCGGCGACCGCGTGAAGCCAACTGGGTGATCGGCGCGCTGCTGCTGATCCTGGCCATGTTCGAGGGCTTCTTCGGCTACTCGCTGCCCGACGACCTGCTGTCCGGCACCGGCCTGCGGGCGGCCCTGTCCGGGATCACCATGGGCATCCCGGTGGTCGGCACCTGGATGCACTGGGCCATGTTCGGTGGCGACTTCCCCGGCACGATCATCATCCCGCGGCTCTATGCGCTGCACATCCTGCTGATCCCGGGCATCATGCTCGCGCTCATTGCCGCGCACCTGGCGCTGGTGTGGTTCCAGAAGCACACCCAGTTCCCCGGTCCCGGTCGCACCGAGAAGAACGTCGTCGGCGTACGTGTGATGCCGGTGTTCGCGGTGAAGTCCGGCGCGTTCTTCGCGGTGACCGTCGGTGTCCTCGGCCTGATGGGCGGACTGCTGCAGATCAATCCGATCTGGGCTCTCGGCCCGTACAAGCCTTCTCAGGTGTCGGCGGGCAGCCAACCCGACTTTTACATGATGTGGACCGACGGCCTGCTCCGGATCTGGCCGCCATGGGAGTTCTACATCGGCGACTACACCATCCCGCAGCCGGTGTGGATCGCGGTGCTGATGGGCCTGATCCTCGGATTGCTGACGGTGTATCCGTTCCTGGAGAAGCGGCTCACCGGGGACGACGCCCACCACAACCTGTTGCAGCGTCCGCGTGACGCTCCGGTCCGCACGGCGATCGGCGCGATGGCGATCTCTTTCTACCTGTTGATGACGCTCGTATGCATGAACGACATCATCGCGCTCAAGTTCCAGATCTCCCTCAATGCGACGACGTGGATCGGCCGGATCGGCATGGTGGTGCTGCCGGCGATCGTGTACTTCGTCGCCTATCGCTGGGCGGTGTCGTTGCAGCGCAGCGACCGTGAGGTGCTCGAGCACGGTATCGAGACAGGGATCATCAAGCGGCTGCCGCACGGTGCGTACATCGAGCTGCACCAACCGCTCGGACCGGTCGACGAGCACGGCCATCCGATTCCGCTGGAGTACCAGGGCGCTCCGCTGCCCAAGCGGATGAACAAGCTGGGGCTCGGCGGAGCGCCGGGCAGCGGCAGCTTCCTGTTCGCCGACCCGATCGTCGAGCACGAGGCGCTGACCGAGGCGGCGCACGCCTCGCACCGCCGGGCGCTGACCGCTCTGCAGGCTCGGCAGGGCGCCAACGGTTCCACCGACGGTGACGGCGACGGCGACGGTTCGGCGAACGGTCACCACTAG
- the asnB gene encoding asparagine synthase (glutamine-hydrolyzing) produces the protein MCGLLAFLKDPSAQPSPALVGAVSGAAELMRHRGPDEPGTWSDDVEDPGIVLGFNRLSIIDIAHSHQPLRWGPAEAPLRYVLVFNGEIYNYLELRRELAEAFGAEFATDGDGEAIIAAYHHWGPTALSRLRGMFAFAMWDTVEGELFCARDPFGIKPLYIATGPGGTAVGSEKKCLLALAGELGFDTGLDERAVQHYTVLQYVPEPETLHRGVRRLESGSYLRMRPGQAPVVTRYFTPRFDAVPFRAGSGPGAEQSRYDEITAVLQDSVAKHMRADVTVGAFLSGGIDSTAIAALAMRHNPRLITFTTGFEREGFSEVDVAVASAEAIGARHVTKVVSQAEFVEALPAIVWYLDEPVADPALVPLYFIAREARKHVKVVLSGEGADELFGGYTIYREPLSLRAFDYLPRPVRRSLRRASAPLPEGMRGKSLLHRGSQSLEERYYGNARSFSDEHLRAVLRRFSPEWTHTDVTAALYRESDGWDPVARMQHIDLFTWLRGDILVKADKMTMANSLELRVPFLDPEVFAVASRLPLEQKITRTTTKFALRRALEPVVPPHVLNRPKLGFPVPIRHWLRSGELLEWAYETVAASQTGDLIDAEAVRNMLDEHRTGVSDHSRRLWTVLIFMLWHAIFVEGSVTPQIREPHYPVQL, from the coding sequence GTGTGCGGACTGCTGGCGTTCCTGAAAGACCCGTCCGCGCAGCCCTCCCCCGCGCTGGTCGGCGCGGTTTCGGGGGCTGCTGAACTGATGCGTCATCGGGGTCCAGACGAACCGGGGACCTGGTCGGACGACGTGGAAGATCCGGGCATCGTGCTCGGCTTCAACCGGCTGTCGATCATCGACATCGCGCACAGCCACCAACCGCTGCGCTGGGGTCCCGCCGAGGCGCCGCTGCGTTACGTGCTGGTGTTCAACGGCGAGATCTACAACTACCTGGAATTGCGACGGGAACTGGCCGAAGCCTTCGGCGCCGAGTTCGCCACCGACGGGGACGGCGAGGCGATCATCGCCGCCTACCACCACTGGGGTCCGACCGCGCTGTCGCGGCTGCGCGGCATGTTCGCGTTCGCGATGTGGGACACCGTGGAGGGGGAACTGTTCTGCGCGCGGGATCCGTTCGGGATCAAACCGCTCTACATCGCGACCGGTCCGGGCGGGACGGCGGTCGGCAGCGAAAAGAAGTGTCTACTGGCTCTGGCCGGGGAACTGGGCTTCGACACCGGCCTGGACGAGCGCGCCGTCCAGCACTACACCGTCCTGCAGTACGTCCCTGAGCCGGAGACGCTGCACCGCGGTGTACGCCGGCTCGAGTCGGGCAGCTACCTGCGGATGCGGCCGGGTCAGGCACCGGTGGTGACCCGGTACTTCACCCCCCGCTTCGACGCGGTGCCCTTTCGCGCCGGTTCCGGTCCTGGTGCGGAACAGTCTCGATACGACGAGATCACCGCGGTGCTGCAGGATTCGGTCGCCAAGCACATGCGCGCGGATGTCACCGTCGGCGCTTTCCTGTCCGGTGGTATCGATTCGACCGCGATCGCCGCGCTCGCGATGCGCCACAACCCCCGGCTGATCACGTTCACCACCGGCTTCGAGCGGGAGGGTTTCTCGGAGGTCGACGTGGCGGTGGCGTCCGCCGAAGCGATCGGCGCCCGCCACGTCACCAAGGTGGTCAGCCAGGCGGAGTTCGTCGAGGCGCTGCCCGCGATCGTGTGGTATCTCGACGAACCGGTGGCCGATCCGGCGCTGGTGCCGCTGTACTTCATCGCCCGCGAGGCGCGTAAGCACGTCAAGGTGGTGCTCTCCGGGGAGGGCGCCGACGAGTTGTTCGGCGGGTACACCATCTACCGCGAACCGCTGTCGCTTCGGGCCTTCGACTATCTGCCGCGACCGGTTCGGCGCTCGTTGCGGAGGGCGTCGGCTCCGCTTCCCGAAGGGATGCGCGGCAAGAGCCTGCTGCACCGCGGTTCGCAGAGCCTCGAGGAGCGCTACTACGGCAACGCACGCAGCTTTTCCGACGAGCATCTGCGTGCGGTGCTCCGGCGGTTTTCACCGGAGTGGACGCACACCGACGTCACCGCCGCGCTCTACCGGGAGTCGGACGGTTGGGATCCGGTGGCACGCATGCAGCACATCGACCTGTTCACCTGGCTGCGCGGCGACATCCTGGTCAAGGCCGACAAGATGACCATGGCCAACTCGCTGGAGCTTCGGGTGCCGTTCCTCGACCCCGAGGTGTTCGCGGTGGCGTCGCGGCTGCCACTGGAGCAGAAGATCACCCGCACGACGACGAAGTTCGCGCTGCGGCGGGCGTTGGAACCCGTGGTGCCCCCACACGTGCTGAACCGGCCGAAGCTCGGCTTCCCGGTGCCGATCCGGCACTGGTTGCGGTCGGGGGAACTGCTCGAATGGGCCTACGAAACGGTCGCGGCGTCACAGACCGGCGATCTCATCGACGCCGAGGCCGTGCGCAACATGCTCGACGAGCACCGGACCGGCGTCAGCGATCACAGCCGCCGGTTGTGGACCGTGCTGATCTTCATGCTGTGGCACGCGATCTTCGTCGAGGGCAGCGTCACCCCACAGATCAGGGAGCCGCACTACCCCGTGCAGCTCTGA
- the qcrA gene encoding cytochrome bc1 complex Rieske iron-sulfur subunit, translated as MDDELSDDERRAAANTPADAPKGTDAPGHAGVPGQPTDAELATMSREELVELGGKLDGVETVFKEPRWPVPGTRAEKRAERSVATWLLIGGVSGLVLLLVFLFWPWEYQPYGSENEFLYSLTTPLYGLFFGLSILAIGIGAVLYQKRFIPEEISIQDRHDGASPEIQRKTVAANLTDALEGSTIRRRKMIGLSLGVGLGAFGLGTAVAFIGGLIKNPWKPVVPTAEGAKAVLWTSDWTPRFQGETIYLARATGNTGHGSAFAKIRPEDLDAGGMETVYPWRDSDGDGTTVESHHRLNAILMGVRNPVILIRLRPEDMQKVVKRQGQESFNFGELFAYTKICSHLGCPASLYEQQTNRILCPCHQSQFDALHFARPIFGPAARALAQLPITIDQDGYLVANGDFPEPVGPAFWERKTT; from the coding sequence ATGGATGACGAACTGAGCGACGACGAACGCCGGGCAGCTGCCAACACGCCCGCTGATGCGCCCAAGGGCACCGACGCACCCGGCCACGCCGGCGTGCCGGGCCAGCCCACCGATGCCGAACTGGCGACCATGTCACGTGAGGAGCTCGTCGAACTCGGTGGCAAGCTCGACGGCGTCGAGACCGTATTCAAGGAGCCGCGCTGGCCGGTCCCGGGCACACGCGCCGAGAAGCGTGCGGAGCGTTCGGTCGCGACGTGGCTGCTGATCGGCGGCGTGTCCGGCCTGGTTCTGCTGCTGGTCTTCCTGTTCTGGCCGTGGGAGTACCAGCCCTACGGCTCCGAAAACGAGTTCCTGTACTCGCTCACGACACCGCTATACGGGTTGTTCTTCGGACTGTCGATCCTCGCGATCGGGATCGGCGCGGTGCTCTACCAGAAGCGGTTCATCCCCGAGGAGATCTCGATCCAGGACCGCCACGACGGTGCCTCACCCGAGATCCAACGCAAGACGGTCGCGGCTAACCTGACCGACGCCCTCGAGGGTTCGACGATCCGGCGTCGCAAGATGATCGGTCTGTCGCTCGGCGTCGGGCTCGGCGCGTTCGGCCTCGGCACGGCGGTGGCGTTCATCGGCGGCCTGATCAAGAACCCCTGGAAACCGGTGGTGCCGACCGCCGAGGGCGCCAAGGCGGTGCTGTGGACCTCGGATTGGACGCCGCGTTTCCAGGGCGAGACCATCTACCTCGCCCGGGCCACCGGCAACACCGGGCATGGTTCGGCATTCGCCAAGATCCGGCCGGAGGATCTCGACGCAGGAGGCATGGAGACCGTCTATCCATGGCGTGATTCGGACGGTGACGGTACGACGGTCGAATCGCACCACCGGCTCAACGCGATCCTCATGGGGGTGCGTAATCCCGTGATACTGATCCGTCTTCGGCCCGAGGACATGCAGAAGGTGGTCAAGCGTCAGGGCCAGGAGAGCTTCAACTTCGGCGAGTTGTTCGCCTATACGAAGATCTGCTCGCACCTGGGTTGCCCCGCGTCGCTCTACGAGCAGCAGACCAACCGGATTCTCTGCCCCTGCCACCAGTCGCAGTTCGACGCGCTGCACTTCGCGAGACCGATATTCGGTCCGGCGGCGCGCGCCCTCGCACAGCTACCCATCACCATTGACCAGGACGGATACCTGGTCGCCAACGGCGACTTCCCCGAGCCCGTCGGGCCTGCATTCTGGGAACGGAAGACAACATGA
- a CDS encoding carbohydrate kinase family protein yields MTIAVTGSIATDHLMRFPGRFADQLLAEHLQKVSLSFLVDDLVIHRGGVAGNMAYAMGILGGEPTLIGAVGRDFDDYRGWLTAHGVDCDSVLVSETAYTARFVCTTDDDMAQLASFYPGAMSESRNIKLADVVARTGNPDLVIIGANDPDAMFLLTEECRSLGLPFAADPSQQLARLSGGEIRRLIDGATYLFTNDYEWDLLLQKSGWSEAEVMQQIQLRVTTLGEKGVDLVGRDGTFVHVDVVPETHKEDPTGIGDAFRAGFLTGRSAGLSLERAAQLASLVATLVLEAPGPQEWTWDRDAGLERIGDAYGADAAKDIAGALG; encoded by the coding sequence GTGACCATTGCGGTGACCGGGTCCATTGCGACCGACCATCTGATGCGATTCCCGGGCCGCTTCGCCGATCAGCTACTCGCCGAGCACCTGCAGAAGGTGTCGCTGAGCTTCCTCGTCGACGACCTGGTCATCCACCGTGGCGGCGTCGCGGGCAACATGGCTTACGCCATGGGCATCCTCGGCGGCGAGCCCACGCTGATCGGCGCCGTCGGCAGGGACTTCGACGACTACCGCGGCTGGCTGACGGCCCACGGTGTGGACTGCGACAGCGTCCTGGTCTCCGAGACCGCCTACACCGCCCGGTTCGTCTGCACCACCGACGACGACATGGCGCAGCTCGCGTCCTTCTACCCGGGCGCGATGTCGGAGTCGCGCAACATCAAGCTCGCCGACGTCGTCGCCCGCACCGGCAACCCCGACCTGGTGATCATCGGCGCTAACGACCCCGATGCGATGTTCCTGCTCACCGAGGAGTGCCGCTCGCTCGGTCTCCCGTTCGCGGCCGACCCCAGCCAGCAGCTGGCCCGGTTGTCGGGCGGCGAGATCCGCAGGCTGATCGACGGCGCCACCTACCTGTTCACCAACGACTACGAGTGGGATCTGCTGCTGCAGAAGTCCGGCTGGTCGGAGGCCGAGGTCATGCAGCAGATCCAGCTGCGGGTGACCACGTTGGGCGAGAAAGGGGTCGACCTCGTCGGACGCGACGGCACCTTCGTCCACGTCGACGTGGTCCCCGAAACCCACAAAGAGGATCCGACCGGCATCGGTGACGCATTCCGTGCCGGATTCCTCACCGGCCGCAGCGCCGGGTTGAGCCTCGAGCGCGCCGCCCAGCTGGCCTCACTGGTCGCGACGCTGGTGCTCGAAGCGCCCGGCCCGCAGGAGTGGACGTGGGACAGGGACGCCGGCCTCGAGCGGATCGGCGACGCCTACGGCGCCGACGCCGCCAAGGACATCGCCGGGGCGCTCGGCTGA
- a CDS encoding DUF3043 domain-containing protein, with protein sequence MKLLGRKGDSSRRNDGERPEDREAAAATARPAPGSDTRERLTAPKGRPTPKRDAAKRRGPVAPAPLTSAEARRRRKELRGPKLSKEERKADKIQRRASMAERREKMMAGDDAYLLPRDKGPVRRFARDVVDSRRNVLGLFMPAALALIFVMLAVPSIEVQRLLSPAMLVLVLIMVIDGFVVGRKVNRLVDEKFPGNTESGWKLGFYAASRASQMRRMRAPRPQVERGAKVT encoded by the coding sequence GTGAAACTGCTGGGCCGAAAAGGCGACTCCAGCCGGAGAAATGACGGCGAGCGACCCGAGGACCGCGAGGCGGCCGCGGCGACGGCGAGACCCGCGCCCGGATCGGACACCAGGGAGCGCCTGACCGCCCCCAAAGGCAGGCCCACCCCGAAACGCGACGCCGCCAAGCGTCGCGGCCCGGTGGCACCCGCCCCGCTGACTTCCGCTGAGGCGCGTCGCCGCCGCAAGGAGCTGCGCGGACCCAAGCTCAGCAAGGAAGAGCGTAAGGCCGACAAGATTCAACGGCGCGCCTCGATGGCCGAGCGCCGTGAGAAGATGATGGCCGGTGACGATGCCTACCTGCTGCCCCGCGACAAGGGGCCGGTGCGGCGCTTCGCGCGCGACGTGGTCGATTCACGGCGCAACGTGCTGGGCCTGTTCATGCCCGCCGCCTTGGCGCTGATCTTCGTGATGCTCGCCGTGCCGTCGATCGAGGTGCAGCGGCTACTGTCGCCGGCCATGCTCGTGCTGGTGCTCATCATGGTCATCGACGGGTTCGTCGTCGGCCGCAAGGTCAACCGTCTGGTCGACGAGAAGTTCCCGGGCAACACCGAATCCGGGTGGAAGCTCGGATTCTACGCGGCCAGCCGGGCGTCGCAGATGCGCCGGATGCGGGCCCCGCGCCCACAGGTCGAGCGCGGCGCCAAAGTAACCTGA